Proteins encoded by one window of Channa argus isolate prfri chromosome 13, Channa argus male v1.0, whole genome shotgun sequence:
- the ptk6b gene encoding protein-tyrosine kinase 6b — MGECLRRACPCLETLWQRMSRDKKTYPSIEGGGGQVDPIGGDSIGDGGPGDKESPSTAVSHDQERMPESGSIYMALWAFEARHKDEMSFDEGDLFSVINRSVDWWTARKIDKNGCVLDSGIVPNNYLVRAESLQMQPWYFGTMNRFETQSLLLGPGNEDGAFLIRQSVKDNIGYVLSVKSNNRVKHFKILQPNENNFCVEPSYNFSSLIDLVEHYCTHSLNNNDRLGKPCKKIKPDIKDLSHFTVDDWELPKEDFTLVEELGSGYFSDVYRGRWKEHINVAIKIIKNDSELNHIEFYREVQILKNLRHRHLISLFAVCTASPPYYIITELMERGSLLHFLRGPEGHDQDIVSLIDMAAQVTDGMSYLEEKNSIHRDLAARNVLVGEHYNCKVADFGLARVIKEPFYITEDKKIPYKWSAPEAISHGRYSNKSDVWSFGVLLYEIITYGGIPYPAFSNQEVYQQVTSGYRMPPPDKCPDFLYRIMLKCWSAEPADRPDFKSLNFQLESSSYELE, encoded by the exons ATGGGTGAGTGTCTGCGGAGAGCTTGTCCATGTCTGGAAACACTATGGCAGAGGATGTCCAGGGACAAAAAGACTTATCCTTCAATagaaggaggagggggacaAGTTGATCCTATTGGTGGAGACAGCATTGGTGATGGTGGCCCTGGTGATAAGGAGAGCCCATCGACCGCGGTGTCCCATGACCAGGAGAGAATGCCAGAGAGCGGATCTATTTACATGGCGCTGTGGGCGTTTGAAGCCCGGCACAAAGACGAAATGTCGTTCGATGAGGGCGATCTCTTCAGTGTTATAAACCGCAGCGTAGACTGGTGGACTGCACGGAAGATTGATAAGAACGGGTGCGTCCTGGACAGCGGGATAGTGCCCAATAACTACCTGGTTAGGGCTGAGTCCCTGCAAATGCAACC ATGGTATTTTGGGACAATGAACCGTTTTGAGACACAAAGCCTCCTGCTAGGACCAGGAAATGAAGATGGGGCTTTCCTTATCCGACAGAGTGTGAAAGACAACATTGGATACGTTCTTTCAG TGAAATCAAACAATCGGgtgaagcattttaaaatccttCAACCAAACGAGAACAATTTTTGTGTGGAGCCTAGCTACAACTTCAGCTCCCTGATTGACCTGGTGGAGCACTACTGCACTCATAGCCTGAACAACAATGATAGACTGGGAAAACCCTGCAAGAAG ATAAAGCCTGACATCAAAGATTTAAGTCATTTTACCGTGGATGATTGGGAACTCCCAAAAGAGGATTTCACACtggtggaggagctggggagCGGCTACTTTTCTGATGTCTACCGGGGACGCTGGAAAGAACATATTAATGTTGCCATTAAGATAATCAAAAATG ACTCAGAGTTGAACCACATTGAGTTTTATAGGGAAGTTCAGATCTTGAAAAATCTCCGTCATCGGCATCTCATCTCTCTTTTCGCTGTGTGCACGGCCTCACCACCTTACTACATCATCACTGAGCTGATGGAGAGAGGCAGCCTGCTCCACTTTCTAAGAG GTCCGGAGGGGCATGATCAAGATATAGTGTCCCTCATTGACATGGCTGCCCAGGTGACTGATGGGATGTCATAcctggaggagaaaaacagcatCCACAGAGATTTGGCAGCTCGAAACGTCCTGGTAGGAGAACACTACAACTGTAAGGTGGCCGACTTTGGACTGGCCAGAGTGATCAAG gagcCGTTTTACATCACAGAGGATAAAAAGATTCCCTACAAATGGAGTGCTCCTGAGGCCATCAGTCATGGAAGGTACTCCAACAAGTCTGATGTCTGGTCTTTTGGTGTCTTGCTCTATGAGATTATCACCTATGGAGGCATTCCTTACCCAG CCTTTAGCAACCAAGAAGTATATCAGCAGGTTACCAGTGGATACAGGATGCCACCACCGGACAAATGTCCTGACTTTCTCTACAGAATCATGCTGAAATGTTGGAGTGCAGAGCCGGCCGACAGGCCAGACTTCAAGTCCCTCAATTTCCAACTGGAAAGCAGCTCCTATGAGTTGGAGTAA